ACGGTAGAACCTGATAGTTGTGTTTCCCTTAAAAAAGGGCTAAAGGCTCATAGCCCTCAGCCCTAAATCTAGGATGCTGCCCGGAGAGCTTTTAGCTCTGTCTCCAGGCTTTCAATGCGGGATTGGAGTTGACGATTTGCCTCCAGCAATTGATAGGATTGCCCACTCAAATAGGGGTCACTTTCCCACCAATTAATGCCAATTTCCTTAGCTTTATCCACCGACGAGATCAGGAGACGGATGCGAATACTC
Above is a window of Oscillatoria sp. FACHB-1407 DNA encoding:
- a CDS encoding gas vesicle protein; translated protein: MTATVQRTPTNPNRTITTSTSGSTLADVLERVLDKGIVIAGDISVSVGSTELLSIRIRLLISSVDKAKEIGINWWESDPYLSGQSYQLLEANRQLQSRIESLETELKALRAAS